A single Macaca mulatta isolate MMU2019108-1 chromosome 11, T2T-MMU8v2.0, whole genome shotgun sequence DNA region contains:
- the PRPF40B gene encoding pre-mRNA-processing factor 40 homolog B isoform X28, giving the protein MMPPPGIPPPFPPMGLPPMSQRPPAIPPMPPGILPPMLPPMGAPPPLTQIPGMVPPMMPGMLMPAVPVTAATAPGADTASSAVAGTGPPRALWSEHVAPDGRIYYYNADDKQSVWEKPSVLKSKAELLLSQCPWKEYKSDTGKPYYYNNQSKESRWTRPKDLDDLEGETSYEWAGKQQQQLPHTLQPQPPQPQPDPPPAPPGPTPVPTGLLEPEPGGSEDCDVSEATQPLEQGFLQQLEEGPSSSGQHQPQQEEEESKPEPERSGLSWSNREKAKQAFKELLRDKAVPSNASWEQAMKMVVTDPRYSALPKLSEKKQAFNAYKAQREKEEKEEARLRAKEAKQTLQHFLEQHERMTSTTRYRRAEQTFGDLEVWAVVPERDRKEVYDDVLFFLAKKEKEQAKQLRRRNIQALKSILDGMSSVNFQTTWSQAQQYLMDNPSFAQDHQLQNMDKEDALICFEEHIRALEREEEEERERARLRERRQQRKNREAFQTFLDELHETGQLHSMSTWMELYPAVSTDVRFANMLGQPGSTPLDLFKFYVEELKARFHDEKKIIKDILKDRGFCVEVNTAFEDFAHVISFDKRAAALDAGNIKLTFNSLLEKAEAREREREKEEARRMRRREAAFRSMLRQAVPALELGTAWEEVRSRFVCDSAFEQITLESERIRLFREFLQVLETECQHLHTKGRKHGRKGKKHHRKRSHSPSGSESEEEELPPPSLRPPKRRRRNPSESGSEPSSSLDSVESGGAALGGRGSPSSHLLGADHGLRKAKKPKKKTKKRRHKSNSPESETDPEEKAGKESDEKEQEQDKDRELRQAELPNRSPGFGIKKEKTGWDTSESELSEGELERRRRTLLQQLDDHQ; this is encoded by the exons ATGCCCCCTCCAGGGATCCCCCCACCCTTTCCTCCGATGGGGCTACCCCCCATGAGTCAGAGACCACCAGCTATCCCCCCCATGCCACCTGGCATCCTGCCCCCAATGCTTCCACCAATGGGGGCGCCACCACCACTCACACAG ATACCAGGAATGGTACCTCCGATGATGCCAGGAATGCTGATGCCAGCGGTGCCTGTCACCGCAGCG ACGGCTCCGGGTGCAGACACCGCCAGCT ctgctGTGGCTGGGACAGGCCCTCCG AGGGCCCTATGGAGTGAGCATGTGGCCCCAGATGGGCGCATCTACTACTACAATGCTGACGACAAGCAGTCCGTGTGGGAGAAGCCCAGCGTGCTCAAGTCCAAGGCAGAG CTGCTCCTGTCGCAATGTCCCTGGAAAGAGTACAAGTCAGACACAGGCAAACCTTACTACTATAACAACCAGAGTAAAGAGTCTCGCTGGACCCGGCCCAAGGATCTGGATGACCTAGAGGGTGAGACGTCCTACGAGTGGGCCGG gaaacagcagcagcagctgccacATACACTTCAGCCACAGCCGCCTCAGCCACAGCCTGACCCCCCACCTGCACCTCCTGGCCCCACCCCAGTGCCCACAGGCCTCCTGGAACCTGAGCCAGGTGGGAGTGAAGATTGTGATGTGTCGGAGGCCACCCAGCCCCTGGAACAGGGGTTCCTGCAGCAGCTGGAGGAGGGCCCCAGCAG TTCTGGACAGCATCAGCcacagcaggaggaggaagaatcaAAGCCAGAACCAGAGAGGTCTGGCCTCAGTTGGAGCAACCGGGAGAAGGCAAAGCAGGCATTCAAGGAACTGCTGAGGGACAAG GCTGTCCCCTCCAACGCCTCATGGGAACAGGCCATGAAGATGGTGGTCACCGACCCCCGTTACAG TGCCTTGCCCAAACTGAGTGAGAAAAAGCAGGCATTCAATGCCTACAAGGCGCAgcgggagaaggaggagaaggaggaggcccGTCTAAGGGCCAAGGAGGCCAAGCAGACCCTGCAGCATTTCCTGGAGCAGCATGAACGCATGACCTCCACCACCCGCTACCG GCGGGCAGAACAGACCTTTGGAGACCTGGAGGTCTGGGCTGTGGTCCCTGAGAGGGATCGAAAAGAGGTTTATGATGATGTCCTCTTCTTCCTGGCCAAGAAGGAGAAG GAACAGGCCAAGCAACTCCGGCGCCGCAATATCCAGGCCCTAAAGAGCATTCTGGATGGGATGAGTAGTGTCAACTTCCAAACCACGTGGTCCCAGGCCCAGCAGTACCTCATGGATAACCCCAGCTTTGCTCAGGACCATCAGCTGCAGA ACATGGACAAGGAAGATGCACTGATCTGTTTTGAGGAGCACATTCGAGCtttggagagggaagaggaggaggaacgGGAGCGGGCCCGGCTTCGGGAGCGACGCCAACAACGCAAGAATCGGGAGGCCTTCCAG aCCTTCCTGGATGAGCTGCATGAGACAGGGCAGCTGCACTCTATGTCCACCTGGATGGAGCTATATCCAGCAGTCAGCACTGATGTCCGTTTTGCCAACATGCTGGGCCAGCCGG GCTCCACGCCTCTGGACTTGTTCAAGTTCTATGTGGAGGAGTTGAAGGCACGATTCCATGATGAAAAGAAGATCATTAAGGACATCCTTAAG GACCGGGGCTTCTGTGTGGAGGTGAACACGGCCTTTGAGGACTTCGCCCACGTCATAAGCTTTGACAAGAGGGCTGCCGCACTGGACGCAGGCAACATCAAGCTGACCTTCAATAGT CTGCTGGAGAAAGCAGAGGCACGGGAGAGGGAGcgggagaaggaggaggcacGCAGGATGCGGCGCAGGGAAGCTGCCTTTCGAAGCATGCTGAGGCAGGCTGTGCCTGCTCTGGAGCTAGGCACTGCCTGGGAAGAGGTCAGGAGC CGTTTTGTGTGTGACTCAGCCTTTGAGCAGATTACCCTGGAGTCGGAGCGGATCCGGCTCTTCCGGGAGTTCCTACAGGTGCTGGAG ACTGAATGCCAGCACCTCCACACCAAAGGCCGAAAGCATGGCAGGAAAGGCAAGAAGCACCATCGCAAGCGTTCCCACTCACCCTCA GGCTCTGAGTCAGAAGAAGAGGAGCTGCCCCCACCATCTCTCCGGCCCCCCAAGCGGAGGCGGCGGAACCCCTCAGAGTCAGGCTCTGAGCCCTCTTCCTCACTTGATTCAGTTGAAAGTGGGGGTGCTGCCCTTGGAGGACGGGGCTCCCCTTCCTCCCATCTTCTTGGAGCAG ATCATGGCCTTCGGAAAGccaagaaaccaaaaaagaaaactaagaagagAAGACACAAGTCG AACAGTCCTGAGAGTGAGACAGaccctgaggagaaagctggcaAGGAGAGCGATGAGAAAGAACAAGAACAGGACAAGGACAGGGAGCTCCGGCAGGCAGAGCTCCCTAACCGTTCCCCAGGCTTTGGAATCAAGAAGGAGAAG ACAGGCTGGGACACGTCAGAAAGTGAGCTGAGTGAGGGTGAGCTGGAGAGGCGGCGGCGGACACTCCTACAGCAGCTGGACGATCACCAGTGA
- the PRPF40B gene encoding pre-mRNA-processing factor 40 homolog B isoform X45 has product MMPPPGIPPPFPPMGLPPMSQRPPAIPPMPPGILPPMLPPMGAPPPLTQIPGMVPPMMPGMLMPAVPVTAATAPGADTASSAVAGTGPPLLLSQCPWKEYKSDTGKPYYYNNQSKESRWTRPKDLDDLEVLVKQEAAGKQQQQLPHTLQPQPPQPQPDPPPAPPGPTPVPTGLLEPEPGGSEDCDVSEATQPLEQGFLQQLEEGPSSSGQHQPQQEEEESKPEPERSGLSWSNREKAKQAFKELLRDKAVPSNASWEQAMKMVVTDPRYSALPKLSEKKQAFNAYKAQREKEEKEEARLRAKEAKQTLQHFLEQHERMTSTTRYRRAEQTFGDLEVWAVVPERDRKEVYDDVLFFLAKKEKEQAKQLRRRNIQALKSILDGMSSVNFQTTWSQAQQYLMDNPSFAQDHQLQNMDKEDALICFEEHIRALEREEEEERERARLRERRQQRKNREAFQTFLDELHETGQLHSMSTWMELYPAVSTDVRFANMLGQPGSTPLDLFKFYVEELKARFHDEKKIIKDILKDRGFCVEVNTAFEDFAHVISFDKRAAALDAGNIKLTFNSLLEKAEAREREREKEEARRMRRREAAFRSMLRQAVPALELGTAWEEVRERFVCDSAFEQITLESERIRLFREFLQVLEQTECQHLHTKGRKHGRKGKKHHRKRSHSPSGSESEEEELPPPSLRPPKRRRRNPSESGSEPSSSLDSVESGGAALGGRGSPSSHLLGADHGLRKAKKPKKKTKKRRHKSNSPESETDPEEKAGKESDEKEQEQDKDRELRQAELPNRSPGFGIKKEKTGWDTSESELSEGELERRRRTLLQQLDDHQ; this is encoded by the exons ATGCCCCCTCCAGGGATCCCCCCACCCTTTCCTCCGATGGGGCTACCCCCCATGAGTCAGAGACCACCAGCTATCCCCCCCATGCCACCTGGCATCCTGCCCCCAATGCTTCCACCAATGGGGGCGCCACCACCACTCACACAG ATACCAGGAATGGTACCTCCGATGATGCCAGGAATGCTGATGCCAGCGGTGCCTGTCACCGCAGCG ACGGCTCCGGGTGCAGACACCGCCAGCT ctgctGTGGCTGGGACAGGCCCTCCG CTGCTCCTGTCGCAATGTCCCTGGAAAGAGTACAAGTCAGACACAGGCAAACCTTACTACTATAACAACCAGAGTAAAGAGTCTCGCTGGACCCGGCCCAAGGATCTGGATGACCTAGAGG TTCTAGTCAAACAAGAGGCTGCAGG gaaacagcagcagcagctgccacATACACTTCAGCCACAGCCGCCTCAGCCACAGCCTGACCCCCCACCTGCACCTCCTGGCCCCACCCCAGTGCCCACAGGCCTCCTGGAACCTGAGCCAGGTGGGAGTGAAGATTGTGATGTGTCGGAGGCCACCCAGCCCCTGGAACAGGGGTTCCTGCAGCAGCTGGAGGAGGGCCCCAGCAG TTCTGGACAGCATCAGCcacagcaggaggaggaagaatcaAAGCCAGAACCAGAGAGGTCTGGCCTCAGTTGGAGCAACCGGGAGAAGGCAAAGCAGGCATTCAAGGAACTGCTGAGGGACAAG GCTGTCCCCTCCAACGCCTCATGGGAACAGGCCATGAAGATGGTGGTCACCGACCCCCGTTACAG TGCCTTGCCCAAACTGAGTGAGAAAAAGCAGGCATTCAATGCCTACAAGGCGCAgcgggagaaggaggagaaggaggaggcccGTCTAAGGGCCAAGGAGGCCAAGCAGACCCTGCAGCATTTCCTGGAGCAGCATGAACGCATGACCTCCACCACCCGCTACCG GCGGGCAGAACAGACCTTTGGAGACCTGGAGGTCTGGGCTGTGGTCCCTGAGAGGGATCGAAAAGAGGTTTATGATGATGTCCTCTTCTTCCTGGCCAAGAAGGAGAAG GAACAGGCCAAGCAACTCCGGCGCCGCAATATCCAGGCCCTAAAGAGCATTCTGGATGGGATGAGTAGTGTCAACTTCCAAACCACGTGGTCCCAGGCCCAGCAGTACCTCATGGATAACCCCAGCTTTGCTCAGGACCATCAGCTGCAGA ACATGGACAAGGAAGATGCACTGATCTGTTTTGAGGAGCACATTCGAGCtttggagagggaagaggaggaggaacgGGAGCGGGCCCGGCTTCGGGAGCGACGCCAACAACGCAAGAATCGGGAGGCCTTCCAG aCCTTCCTGGATGAGCTGCATGAGACAGGGCAGCTGCACTCTATGTCCACCTGGATGGAGCTATATCCAGCAGTCAGCACTGATGTCCGTTTTGCCAACATGCTGGGCCAGCCGG GCTCCACGCCTCTGGACTTGTTCAAGTTCTATGTGGAGGAGTTGAAGGCACGATTCCATGATGAAAAGAAGATCATTAAGGACATCCTTAAG GACCGGGGCTTCTGTGTGGAGGTGAACACGGCCTTTGAGGACTTCGCCCACGTCATAAGCTTTGACAAGAGGGCTGCCGCACTGGACGCAGGCAACATCAAGCTGACCTTCAATAGT CTGCTGGAGAAAGCAGAGGCACGGGAGAGGGAGcgggagaaggaggaggcacGCAGGATGCGGCGCAGGGAAGCTGCCTTTCGAAGCATGCTGAGGCAGGCTGTGCCTGCTCTGGAGCTAGGCACTGCCTGGGAAGAG GTCCGTGAGCGTTTTGTGTGTGACTCAGCCTTTGAGCAGATTACCCTGGAGTCGGAGCGGATCCGGCTCTTCCGGGAGTTCCTACAGGTGCTGGAG CAGACTGAATGCCAGCACCTCCACACCAAAGGCCGAAAGCATGGCAGGAAAGGCAAGAAGCACCATCGCAAGCGTTCCCACTCACCCTCA GGCTCTGAGTCAGAAGAAGAGGAGCTGCCCCCACCATCTCTCCGGCCCCCCAAGCGGAGGCGGCGGAACCCCTCAGAGTCAGGCTCTGAGCCCTCTTCCTCACTTGATTCAGTTGAAAGTGGGGGTGCTGCCCTTGGAGGACGGGGCTCCCCTTCCTCCCATCTTCTTGGAGCAG ATCATGGCCTTCGGAAAGccaagaaaccaaaaaagaaaactaagaagagAAGACACAAGTCG AACAGTCCTGAGAGTGAGACAGaccctgaggagaaagctggcaAGGAGAGCGATGAGAAAGAACAAGAACAGGACAAGGACAGGGAGCTCCGGCAGGCAGAGCTCCCTAACCGTTCCCCAGGCTTTGGAATCAAGAAGGAGAAG ACAGGCTGGGACACGTCAGAAAGTGAGCTGAGTGAGGGTGAGCTGGAGAGGCGGCGGCGGACACTCCTACAGCAGCTGGACGATCACCAGTGA
- the PRPF40B gene encoding pre-mRNA-processing factor 40 homolog B isoform X21, with translation MMPPPGIPPPFPPMGLPPMSQRPPAIPPMPPGILPPMLPPMGAPPPLTQIPGMVPPMMPGMLMPAVPVTAATAPGADTASSAVAGTGPPRALWSEHVAPDGRIYYYNADDKQSVWEKPSVLKSKAELLLSQCPWKEYKSDTGKPYYYNNQSKESRWTRPKDLDDLEGETSYEWAGKQQQQLPHTLQPQPPQPQPDPPPAPPGPTPVPTGLLEPEPGGSEDCDVSEATQPLEQGFLQQLEEGPSSSGQHQPQQEEEESKPEPERSGLSWSNREKAKQAFKELLRDKAVPSNASWEQAMKMVVTDPRYSALPKLSEKKQAFNAYKAQREKEEKEEARLRAKEAKQTLQHFLEQHERMTSTTRYRRAEQTFGDLEVWAVVPERDRKEVYDDVLFFLAKKEKEQAKQLRRRNIQALKSILDGMSSVNFQTTWSQAQQYLMDNPSFAQDHQLQNMDKEDALICFEEHIRALEREEEEERERARLRERRQQRKNREAFQTFLDELHETGQLHSMSTWMELYPAVSTDVRFANMLGQPGSTPLDLFKFYVEELKARFHDEKKIIKDILKDRGFCVEVNTAFEDFAHVISFDKRAAALDAGNIKLTFNSLLEKAEAREREREKEEARRMRRREAAFRSMLRQAVPALELGTAWEEVRERFVCDSAFEQITLESERIRLFREFLQVLEQTECQHLHTKGRKHGRKGKKHHRKRSHSPSGSESEEEELPPPSLRPPKRRRRNPSESGSEPSSSLDSVESGGAALGGRGSPSSHLLGADHGLRKAKKPKKKTKKRRHKSNSPESETDPEEKAGKESDEKEQEQDKDRELRQAELPNRSPGFGIKKEKTGWDTSESELSEGELERRRRTLLQQLDDHQ, from the exons ATGCCCCCTCCAGGGATCCCCCCACCCTTTCCTCCGATGGGGCTACCCCCCATGAGTCAGAGACCACCAGCTATCCCCCCCATGCCACCTGGCATCCTGCCCCCAATGCTTCCACCAATGGGGGCGCCACCACCACTCACACAG ATACCAGGAATGGTACCTCCGATGATGCCAGGAATGCTGATGCCAGCGGTGCCTGTCACCGCAGCG ACGGCTCCGGGTGCAGACACCGCCAGCT ctgctGTGGCTGGGACAGGCCCTCCG AGGGCCCTATGGAGTGAGCATGTGGCCCCAGATGGGCGCATCTACTACTACAATGCTGACGACAAGCAGTCCGTGTGGGAGAAGCCCAGCGTGCTCAAGTCCAAGGCAGAG CTGCTCCTGTCGCAATGTCCCTGGAAAGAGTACAAGTCAGACACAGGCAAACCTTACTACTATAACAACCAGAGTAAAGAGTCTCGCTGGACCCGGCCCAAGGATCTGGATGACCTAGAGGGTGAGACGTCCTACGAGTGGGCCGG gaaacagcagcagcagctgccacATACACTTCAGCCACAGCCGCCTCAGCCACAGCCTGACCCCCCACCTGCACCTCCTGGCCCCACCCCAGTGCCCACAGGCCTCCTGGAACCTGAGCCAGGTGGGAGTGAAGATTGTGATGTGTCGGAGGCCACCCAGCCCCTGGAACAGGGGTTCCTGCAGCAGCTGGAGGAGGGCCCCAGCAG TTCTGGACAGCATCAGCcacagcaggaggaggaagaatcaAAGCCAGAACCAGAGAGGTCTGGCCTCAGTTGGAGCAACCGGGAGAAGGCAAAGCAGGCATTCAAGGAACTGCTGAGGGACAAG GCTGTCCCCTCCAACGCCTCATGGGAACAGGCCATGAAGATGGTGGTCACCGACCCCCGTTACAG TGCCTTGCCCAAACTGAGTGAGAAAAAGCAGGCATTCAATGCCTACAAGGCGCAgcgggagaaggaggagaaggaggaggcccGTCTAAGGGCCAAGGAGGCCAAGCAGACCCTGCAGCATTTCCTGGAGCAGCATGAACGCATGACCTCCACCACCCGCTACCG GCGGGCAGAACAGACCTTTGGAGACCTGGAGGTCTGGGCTGTGGTCCCTGAGAGGGATCGAAAAGAGGTTTATGATGATGTCCTCTTCTTCCTGGCCAAGAAGGAGAAG GAACAGGCCAAGCAACTCCGGCGCCGCAATATCCAGGCCCTAAAGAGCATTCTGGATGGGATGAGTAGTGTCAACTTCCAAACCACGTGGTCCCAGGCCCAGCAGTACCTCATGGATAACCCCAGCTTTGCTCAGGACCATCAGCTGCAGA ACATGGACAAGGAAGATGCACTGATCTGTTTTGAGGAGCACATTCGAGCtttggagagggaagaggaggaggaacgGGAGCGGGCCCGGCTTCGGGAGCGACGCCAACAACGCAAGAATCGGGAGGCCTTCCAG aCCTTCCTGGATGAGCTGCATGAGACAGGGCAGCTGCACTCTATGTCCACCTGGATGGAGCTATATCCAGCAGTCAGCACTGATGTCCGTTTTGCCAACATGCTGGGCCAGCCGG GCTCCACGCCTCTGGACTTGTTCAAGTTCTATGTGGAGGAGTTGAAGGCACGATTCCATGATGAAAAGAAGATCATTAAGGACATCCTTAAG GACCGGGGCTTCTGTGTGGAGGTGAACACGGCCTTTGAGGACTTCGCCCACGTCATAAGCTTTGACAAGAGGGCTGCCGCACTGGACGCAGGCAACATCAAGCTGACCTTCAATAGT CTGCTGGAGAAAGCAGAGGCACGGGAGAGGGAGcgggagaaggaggaggcacGCAGGATGCGGCGCAGGGAAGCTGCCTTTCGAAGCATGCTGAGGCAGGCTGTGCCTGCTCTGGAGCTAGGCACTGCCTGGGAAGAG GTCCGTGAGCGTTTTGTGTGTGACTCAGCCTTTGAGCAGATTACCCTGGAGTCGGAGCGGATCCGGCTCTTCCGGGAGTTCCTACAGGTGCTGGAG CAGACTGAATGCCAGCACCTCCACACCAAAGGCCGAAAGCATGGCAGGAAAGGCAAGAAGCACCATCGCAAGCGTTCCCACTCACCCTCA GGCTCTGAGTCAGAAGAAGAGGAGCTGCCCCCACCATCTCTCCGGCCCCCCAAGCGGAGGCGGCGGAACCCCTCAGAGTCAGGCTCTGAGCCCTCTTCCTCACTTGATTCAGTTGAAAGTGGGGGTGCTGCCCTTGGAGGACGGGGCTCCCCTTCCTCCCATCTTCTTGGAGCAG ATCATGGCCTTCGGAAAGccaagaaaccaaaaaagaaaactaagaagagAAGACACAAGTCG AACAGTCCTGAGAGTGAGACAGaccctgaggagaaagctggcaAGGAGAGCGATGAGAAAGAACAAGAACAGGACAAGGACAGGGAGCTCCGGCAGGCAGAGCTCCCTAACCGTTCCCCAGGCTTTGGAATCAAGAAGGAGAAG ACAGGCTGGGACACGTCAGAAAGTGAGCTGAGTGAGGGTGAGCTGGAGAGGCGGCGGCGGACACTCCTACAGCAGCTGGACGATCACCAGTGA
- the PRPF40B gene encoding pre-mRNA-processing factor 40 homolog B isoform X24, whose amino-acid sequence MMPPPGIPPPFPPMGLPPMSQRPPAIPPMPPGILPPMLPPMGAPPPLTQIPGMVPPMMPGMLMPAVPVTAATAPGADTASSAVAGTGPPRALWSEHVAPDGRIYYYNADDKQSVWEKPSVLKSKAELLLSQCPWKEYKSDTGKPYYYNNQSKESRWTRPKDLDDLEGETSYEWAGKQQQQLPHTLQPQPPQPQPDPPPAPPGPTPVPTGLLEPEPGGSEDCDVSEATQPLEQGFLQQLEEGPSSSGQHQPQQEEEESKPEPERSGLSWSNREKAKQAFKELLRDKAVPSNASWEQAMKMVVTDPRYSALPKLSEKKQAFNAYKAQREKEEKEEARLRAKEAKQTLQHFLEQHERMTSTTRYRRAEQTFGDLEVWAVVPERDRKEVYDDVLFFLAKKEKEQAKQLRRRNIQALKSILDGMSSVNFQTTWSQAQQYLMDNPSFAQDHQLQNMDKEDALICFEEHIRALEREEEEERERARLRERRQQRKNREAFQTFLDELHETGQLHSMSTWMELYPAVSTDVRFANMLGQPGSTPLDLFKFYVEELKARFHDEKKIIKDILKDRGFCVEVNTAFEDFAHVISFDKRAAALDAGNIKLTFNSLLEKAEAREREREKEEARRMRRREAAFRSMLRQAVPALELGTAWEEVRERFVCDSAFEQITLESERIRLFREFLQVLETECQHLHTKGRKHGRKGKKHHRKRSHSPSGSESEEEELPPPSLRPPKRRRRNPSESGSEPSSSLDSVESGGAALGGRGSPSSHLLGADHGLRKAKKPKKKTKKRRHKSNSPESETDPEEKAGKESDEKEQEQDKDRELRQAELPNRSPGFGIKKEKTGWDTSESELSEGELERRRRTLLQQLDDHQ is encoded by the exons ATGCCCCCTCCAGGGATCCCCCCACCCTTTCCTCCGATGGGGCTACCCCCCATGAGTCAGAGACCACCAGCTATCCCCCCCATGCCACCTGGCATCCTGCCCCCAATGCTTCCACCAATGGGGGCGCCACCACCACTCACACAG ATACCAGGAATGGTACCTCCGATGATGCCAGGAATGCTGATGCCAGCGGTGCCTGTCACCGCAGCG ACGGCTCCGGGTGCAGACACCGCCAGCT ctgctGTGGCTGGGACAGGCCCTCCG AGGGCCCTATGGAGTGAGCATGTGGCCCCAGATGGGCGCATCTACTACTACAATGCTGACGACAAGCAGTCCGTGTGGGAGAAGCCCAGCGTGCTCAAGTCCAAGGCAGAG CTGCTCCTGTCGCAATGTCCCTGGAAAGAGTACAAGTCAGACACAGGCAAACCTTACTACTATAACAACCAGAGTAAAGAGTCTCGCTGGACCCGGCCCAAGGATCTGGATGACCTAGAGGGTGAGACGTCCTACGAGTGGGCCGG gaaacagcagcagcagctgccacATACACTTCAGCCACAGCCGCCTCAGCCACAGCCTGACCCCCCACCTGCACCTCCTGGCCCCACCCCAGTGCCCACAGGCCTCCTGGAACCTGAGCCAGGTGGGAGTGAAGATTGTGATGTGTCGGAGGCCACCCAGCCCCTGGAACAGGGGTTCCTGCAGCAGCTGGAGGAGGGCCCCAGCAG TTCTGGACAGCATCAGCcacagcaggaggaggaagaatcaAAGCCAGAACCAGAGAGGTCTGGCCTCAGTTGGAGCAACCGGGAGAAGGCAAAGCAGGCATTCAAGGAACTGCTGAGGGACAAG GCTGTCCCCTCCAACGCCTCATGGGAACAGGCCATGAAGATGGTGGTCACCGACCCCCGTTACAG TGCCTTGCCCAAACTGAGTGAGAAAAAGCAGGCATTCAATGCCTACAAGGCGCAgcgggagaaggaggagaaggaggaggcccGTCTAAGGGCCAAGGAGGCCAAGCAGACCCTGCAGCATTTCCTGGAGCAGCATGAACGCATGACCTCCACCACCCGCTACCG GCGGGCAGAACAGACCTTTGGAGACCTGGAGGTCTGGGCTGTGGTCCCTGAGAGGGATCGAAAAGAGGTTTATGATGATGTCCTCTTCTTCCTGGCCAAGAAGGAGAAG GAACAGGCCAAGCAACTCCGGCGCCGCAATATCCAGGCCCTAAAGAGCATTCTGGATGGGATGAGTAGTGTCAACTTCCAAACCACGTGGTCCCAGGCCCAGCAGTACCTCATGGATAACCCCAGCTTTGCTCAGGACCATCAGCTGCAGA ACATGGACAAGGAAGATGCACTGATCTGTTTTGAGGAGCACATTCGAGCtttggagagggaagaggaggaggaacgGGAGCGGGCCCGGCTTCGGGAGCGACGCCAACAACGCAAGAATCGGGAGGCCTTCCAG aCCTTCCTGGATGAGCTGCATGAGACAGGGCAGCTGCACTCTATGTCCACCTGGATGGAGCTATATCCAGCAGTCAGCACTGATGTCCGTTTTGCCAACATGCTGGGCCAGCCGG GCTCCACGCCTCTGGACTTGTTCAAGTTCTATGTGGAGGAGTTGAAGGCACGATTCCATGATGAAAAGAAGATCATTAAGGACATCCTTAAG GACCGGGGCTTCTGTGTGGAGGTGAACACGGCCTTTGAGGACTTCGCCCACGTCATAAGCTTTGACAAGAGGGCTGCCGCACTGGACGCAGGCAACATCAAGCTGACCTTCAATAGT CTGCTGGAGAAAGCAGAGGCACGGGAGAGGGAGcgggagaaggaggaggcacGCAGGATGCGGCGCAGGGAAGCTGCCTTTCGAAGCATGCTGAGGCAGGCTGTGCCTGCTCTGGAGCTAGGCACTGCCTGGGAAGAG GTCCGTGAGCGTTTTGTGTGTGACTCAGCCTTTGAGCAGATTACCCTGGAGTCGGAGCGGATCCGGCTCTTCCGGGAGTTCCTACAGGTGCTGGAG ACTGAATGCCAGCACCTCCACACCAAAGGCCGAAAGCATGGCAGGAAAGGCAAGAAGCACCATCGCAAGCGTTCCCACTCACCCTCA GGCTCTGAGTCAGAAGAAGAGGAGCTGCCCCCACCATCTCTCCGGCCCCCCAAGCGGAGGCGGCGGAACCCCTCAGAGTCAGGCTCTGAGCCCTCTTCCTCACTTGATTCAGTTGAAAGTGGGGGTGCTGCCCTTGGAGGACGGGGCTCCCCTTCCTCCCATCTTCTTGGAGCAG ATCATGGCCTTCGGAAAGccaagaaaccaaaaaagaaaactaagaagagAAGACACAAGTCG AACAGTCCTGAGAGTGAGACAGaccctgaggagaaagctggcaAGGAGAGCGATGAGAAAGAACAAGAACAGGACAAGGACAGGGAGCTCCGGCAGGCAGAGCTCCCTAACCGTTCCCCAGGCTTTGGAATCAAGAAGGAGAAG ACAGGCTGGGACACGTCAGAAAGTGAGCTGAGTGAGGGTGAGCTGGAGAGGCGGCGGCGGACACTCCTACAGCAGCTGGACGATCACCAGTGA